A region from the Vibrio rumoiensis genome encodes:
- the cpdB gene encoding 2',3'-cyclic-nucleotide 2'-phosphodiesterase has product MNFVRHPLSLSVLVGMISIANPAFADTIKLRVVETTDIHANIMDYDYYKDKPSDKIGLVRAATVVKQARDEVTNSVLVDNGDLIQGSPMGDYVAAKGLESGDVHPAYKAMNLLHYDVANFGNHEFNYGLDFLAEATNDAKFPYVNANIVDAKSGKNYFNPYVIKDYQFKDTDGKSHDIKVGYIGFVPPQIMVWDKKNLTGKIQVNDIKQTAEAFIPKMRAEGADVIVAIPHSGISTEKYQQGAENSVYYLTKVKGIDAITFGHAHAIFPSKEFANVAGADIKKGTINGIPSVMPGRWGSHVGVIDLVLEQKNGKWAVASGTAVARPIYDANAQKSLAAEDPEVKQAVAKDHKATRDFVNQPIGKANDVMYSFLSLVQDDPTVQIVNLAQKDYVEQFIQGDPNLDGLPVLSAAAPFKAGGRKNDPSNFTEVESGQLTFRNAADLYLYSNTLVALKVSGKEVKEWLECSAGQFNQIDPNSDKVQPLINWDDFRTYNFDVIDGVNYQVDVTQPARYDGECKLLNKDSHRIVGLTYQGKPIVPEQTFIVATNNYRAYSGKFAGTGASHVAFDSPDENRTIVADYISRVSKEKGEVTPSADNNWSFAPIKTQADLKVQFETSPSELAAKFIKEKGQYPMKKVGTDDVGFAVYQIDLKK; this is encoded by the coding sequence ATGAATTTTGTCCGCCACCCTCTTTCTCTCTCTGTTTTGGTCGGGATGATCAGCATAGCGAATCCAGCCTTTGCAGACACAATCAAACTACGTGTTGTCGAAACCACGGATATTCATGCCAATATCATGGATTATGACTATTACAAAGATAAGCCATCAGACAAAATTGGTTTAGTGCGTGCGGCAACGGTCGTGAAACAAGCCCGAGACGAAGTAACCAACAGCGTGCTAGTCGATAATGGCGACTTAATTCAAGGTAGCCCAATGGGCGATTATGTCGCAGCCAAAGGGTTAGAATCCGGTGATGTTCACCCCGCTTATAAAGCGATGAATCTGCTGCATTATGATGTTGCTAACTTTGGTAACCATGAGTTTAACTACGGTTTAGATTTTTTAGCTGAAGCGACCAATGACGCTAAATTTCCTTATGTTAACGCCAATATTGTGGATGCTAAATCCGGCAAAAACTATTTCAATCCTTATGTGATTAAGGACTACCAATTTAAAGATACCGATGGTAAATCGCATGACATTAAAGTGGGTTACATTGGTTTTGTGCCGCCACAAATCATGGTGTGGGATAAGAAAAACCTAACCGGTAAAATACAAGTTAACGATATAAAACAAACCGCCGAAGCCTTTATTCCTAAAATGAGAGCGGAAGGCGCCGACGTGATTGTCGCGATTCCTCACTCTGGTATTTCAACGGAAAAGTACCAACAAGGCGCGGAAAACTCAGTCTATTACTTAACTAAAGTGAAAGGAATTGATGCCATTACGTTTGGTCATGCACATGCTATTTTCCCAAGTAAAGAATTTGCTAATGTTGCTGGCGCTGATATCAAAAAAGGCACGATTAATGGTATTCCATCAGTAATGCCTGGCCGCTGGGGAAGCCATGTTGGCGTGATTGATCTCGTATTAGAACAAAAAAATGGCAAATGGGCGGTTGCAAGCGGTACTGCGGTAGCTCGTCCTATTTATGATGCGAATGCACAGAAATCGCTGGCAGCTGAAGACCCTGAAGTGAAGCAAGCGGTAGCAAAAGATCATAAAGCGACTCGTGATTTTGTGAATCAACCTATCGGCAAAGCCAATGATGTGATGTATAGCTTCTTGTCGTTAGTGCAAGACGATCCTACCGTTCAAATCGTTAATTTAGCGCAGAAAGATTATGTCGAACAATTTATACAAGGCGATCCGAATCTAGACGGTTTACCCGTGCTTTCGGCTGCTGCGCCATTTAAAGCTGGTGGTCGTAAAAATGATCCATCTAACTTTACCGAAGTGGAATCGGGCCAATTAACTTTCCGTAATGCAGCGGATTTATATTTATACTCAAATACTTTAGTCGCGCTGAAAGTATCCGGCAAGGAGGTTAAAGAATGGTTGGAATGCTCTGCAGGGCAGTTTAATCAAATCGATCCCAACAGCGATAAAGTTCAGCCTTTGATCAACTGGGATGATTTCCGCACTTATAATTTTGATGTGATTGATGGGGTGAATTATCAGGTCGATGTGACTCAGCCTGCAAGATACGATGGTGAATGTAAGCTGCTCAATAAAGATTCTCACCGTATCGTTGGGTTAACTTACCAAGGTAAACCGATCGTCCCTGAGCAAACCTTCATCGTGGCAACCAATAATTACCGAGCCTACAGCGGTAAATTTGCCGGTACTGGCGCGAGTCACGTGGCTTTTGATTCTCCAGATGAAAACCGTACCATCGTGGCGGACTACATTTCTCGTGTTAGTAAAGAGAAAGGCGAAGTGACACCAAGTGCGGATAACAATTGGTCATTTGCGCCGATTAAAACTCAAGCGGATTTGAAAGTGCAATTTGAAACCTCACCAAGTGAATTGGCGGCTAAATTCATTAAAGAGAAAGGGCAATATCCAATGAAAAAAGTCGGCACCGATGATGTTGGTTTTGCGGTGTATCAGATTGATTTGAAGAAATAG
- a CDS encoding DUF6279 family lipoprotein — translation MFKRLIIVVTLLVLTGCSTQFFYNRLDWLATQYVDRYLPLNDAQESMVKQSVIDVRHWHRTQELPKYIAHIDRLLTLQPQDIGPKQVEAEFFRLKAFSAEVAEQAVPEMYKLFMTLDQEQADELFASLDEKYRDEFADYKDLSESEMREKTAERMTEALETWLGDLSEQQKQWVQQWSLERPVMAKDWFYQQQTNKSEVQVLFLQRNPSPEFKQKFVKTLLNPEQLYTAEFTEKVTRNRQVTFQMVSQVIQAMSDKQLEHYHEKLRDWRDTFSSLLETS, via the coding sequence ATGTTTAAGCGTTTGATTATTGTGGTTACTTTGCTCGTGCTAACCGGCTGCTCAACGCAGTTTTTTTATAATCGACTCGATTGGTTAGCCACGCAATATGTTGACCGTTATCTACCACTTAATGATGCGCAAGAAAGCATGGTAAAGCAATCAGTGATTGATGTTCGTCACTGGCATAGAACTCAAGAACTGCCTAAATACATTGCCCATATTGATCGATTGCTGACTTTGCAGCCACAAGACATTGGCCCGAAACAAGTGGAAGCGGAGTTCTTTCGCTTAAAAGCCTTCTCGGCGGAAGTGGCTGAGCAAGCAGTCCCTGAAATGTACAAATTATTCATGACATTAGATCAAGAACAAGCCGATGAATTGTTTGCTTCGTTAGATGAAAAATATCGCGATGAATTTGCCGATTATAAAGATTTATCAGAATCGGAAATGCGTGAAAAAACGGCCGAACGCATGACTGAAGCATTAGAGACTTGGCTAGGGGATTTATCGGAACAGCAAAAACAATGGGTTCAGCAATGGAGTCTGGAGCGTCCGGTCATGGCCAAAGATTGGTTTTACCAACAACAAACCAATAAATCAGAAGTACAAGTGCTGTTTTTGCAGCGTAATCCTTCCCCAGAGTTTAAACAAAAATTCGTCAAGACTTTGCTCAACCCTGAGCAACTTTATACCGCAGAATTTACTGAAAAGGTCACTCGTAATCGACAAGTGACCTTTCAGATGGTCAGCCAAGTCATTCAAGCAATGTCAGATAAGCAACTTGAGCATTATCATGAAAAATTACGAGATTGGCGCGATACCTTTTCTAGCCTGCTTGAAACTTCTTAA
- a CDS encoding M14 family metallopeptidase has translation MNATNAFPIGTPGQPWGDLEKRQWLEQTTIKRSYSEEVVPKIQALSSDFEVAQYGQLQYDNNPVGESRYPLFVLKSKQWNQANPTILITGGVHGYETSGVHGALLFAQTQAARYQEQFNIVIAPCVSPWGYETINRWNPDALDPNRNFVANSPAQESAAVMNMVADLGVPILAHIDLHETTDTDELEFRPALAARDGIEYVKGTIPDGFYTVGDTEKQDDELQKAIIDSVRKVTHIAPADEHNQIIGSDVTQDGVINYPLVALGLCAGFTDCQYCTTTEVYPDSPKVTDEECNRAQVAAITGAIDYILVR, from the coding sequence ATGAACGCGACCAATGCATTTCCAATTGGCACTCCAGGCCAACCGTGGGGCGATTTAGAAAAACGCCAATGGCTTGAACAAACCACTATCAAGCGTTCTTACTCTGAAGAAGTGGTGCCAAAAATACAGGCGCTCAGCAGCGATTTTGAAGTGGCTCAATATGGCCAATTGCAATACGACAACAATCCAGTCGGTGAAAGCCGCTACCCATTGTTTGTTTTAAAATCAAAGCAATGGAATCAAGCGAACCCAACGATTTTAATTACCGGTGGCGTGCATGGTTATGAAACCAGTGGCGTACACGGCGCGTTGTTATTTGCTCAGACACAAGCGGCACGTTATCAAGAACAATTCAATATTGTGATCGCACCGTGTGTTAGCCCTTGGGGTTATGAAACGATTAACCGCTGGAACCCAGATGCACTCGATCCAAACCGTAACTTTGTGGCGAATAGCCCGGCGCAAGAGTCAGCTGCGGTCATGAACATGGTGGCCGATCTTGGTGTGCCAATTTTAGCGCATATTGATCTACACGAAACCACCGATACTGATGAGCTAGAATTTCGCCCAGCCCTTGCCGCTCGTGATGGTATTGAATATGTGAAAGGCACGATTCCTGATGGTTTCTACACCGTGGGCGATACAGAAAAGCAAGATGATGAGCTGCAAAAAGCGATCATTGATTCGGTACGTAAAGTGACGCACATTGCGCCTGCTGATGAGCACAATCAGATCATCGGCTCTGATGTCACGCAAGACGGCGTGATTAACTACCCATTGGTCGCGTTAGGCTTATGTGCAGGCTTTACCGATTGCCAATACTGCACCACGACAGAAGTGTATCCAGATAGCCCGAAAGTGACCGATGAGGAATGTAACCGCGCGCAAGTGGCGGCAATTACCGGTGCGATCGATTATATTTTGGTTCGCTAA
- a CDS encoding DUF2301 domain-containing membrane protein, producing MADIHFEEKLDRIDYATVAVYRSCFLLSAIAIALIGFGLAQYGAPLLIVSALIASSCVHLYDKTIRWFIQSCALFAICLFIANWFTPIAVGASLVVWCGLSIKEYYCFRIRLIRITPLVLVLFWLCFALPIWLPAFYVTAGLSSVLLFSIGIAKFRQPFRYDIGDKSKFQI from the coding sequence ATGGCTGATATTCATTTTGAAGAAAAACTCGACCGCATTGATTACGCTACCGTAGCGGTATATCGCTCGTGCTTTTTATTGTCAGCCATTGCGATTGCTCTGATTGGTTTTGGGCTAGCGCAATACGGTGCTCCCCTTTTGATTGTCAGTGCGCTGATCGCAAGCAGCTGTGTGCACCTTTATGACAAAACCATCCGTTGGTTTATTCAAAGCTGCGCCTTATTCGCAATCTGCTTATTTATCGCCAACTGGTTTACGCCGATTGCGGTTGGAGCCAGCCTCGTAGTGTGGTGTGGGCTTTCGATTAAAGAATACTATTGCTTCCGCATTCGGTTGATTCGTATTACGCCACTGGTGTTAGTGCTATTTTGGCTGTGCTTTGCACTACCGATTTGGCTTCCGGCATTTTATGTCACAGCGGGCTTATCGAGTGTTTTATTGTTTAGCATTGGCATCGCGAAATTCAGACAACCTTTTCGCTATGATATTGGCGATAAAAGCAAGTTTCAGATCTAG
- a CDS encoding CueP family metal-binding protein — translation MNLRLTITTLLTGAFAAALSFSTFANEADKFEGLTAPQALEKAHSYHGKGTASIQVMPDVLVAKFDDNSQIQIPTKDQHLLSIAPYENQTHPCGYHVPTGCQGEMVEKTMMVKIVDLDSDKVLKYGQVTTQKDGFIDLWMPKNRPNLQVTFTYNGKTSTEVLSTADKARTCITTMQLI, via the coding sequence ATGAACTTACGTTTAACTATCACGACGTTATTAACTGGCGCATTCGCCGCTGCTTTATCTTTTTCAACCTTCGCCAATGAAGCCGATAAATTTGAAGGCTTAACGGCCCCACAAGCATTAGAAAAAGCGCACAGCTACCACGGCAAAGGCACCGCATCGATTCAAGTGATGCCTGATGTACTAGTGGCGAAATTTGACGATAACAGCCAAATTCAGATCCCAACCAAAGATCAGCATTTACTGTCGATTGCGCCTTATGAAAACCAAACTCACCCATGCGGCTACCATGTGCCAACCGGCTGCCAAGGTGAAATGGTCGAAAAAACCATGATGGTCAAAATCGTCGATTTGGATAGTGACAAGGTCTTGAAGTACGGCCAAGTCACCACACAAAAAGACGGTTTCATTGACCTATGGATGCCAAAGAACCGCCCAAATTTACAAGTGACTTTTACTTATAACGGTAAAACCAGTACCGAAGTATTAAGCACTGCCGATAAAGCAAGAACCTGCATTACCACAATGCAGCTGATTTAA
- a CDS encoding carboxymuconolactone decarboxylase family protein, producing the protein MQKSRFEIGLQLLSEIDGQAGHNVIESLQDICPDLAKYTIEYPFGDIYARPGLDLKSREIATVAALTALGNCSPQLKVHLHAALNVGCTEDEIKEVIIQMSVYAGFPAALNGMFAFKEVLATRNEQNPQT; encoded by the coding sequence ATGCAAAAATCACGCTTTGAAATTGGGTTACAACTGCTGTCTGAAATTGATGGCCAAGCCGGACATAACGTTATCGAAAGCTTGCAAGATATTTGCCCCGATCTTGCTAAGTACACCATTGAATATCCTTTTGGCGACATTTATGCTCGTCCAGGTCTTGATCTGAAATCCCGAGAAATTGCTACTGTCGCGGCGCTTACTGCCTTGGGGAATTGCTCCCCTCAACTCAAAGTTCATTTGCATGCAGCATTGAATGTTGGATGTACGGAAGACGAAATAAAAGAAGTGATTATTCAAATGTCTGTTTATGCAGGTTTCCCCGCGGCACTGAATGGTATGTTTGCATTTAAAGAAGTGCTAGCCACCAGAAATGAACAAAACCCACAGACCTAA
- a CDS encoding MerR family transcriptional regulator: MNMKAFSSLVGLSSHTLRYYEKIGLLKNIHRNSSGHREYTNKDLIWIGFVKRLKDTAMPLDEILQYAKLRELGEESLLERQHLLEQHQQNLKKHIDEQQKHMAALEEKIGLYKNGKVS, encoded by the coding sequence ATGAATATGAAAGCATTTTCTAGCCTAGTCGGCTTGTCTTCTCATACTCTTCGATATTATGAAAAAATCGGTTTGCTGAAGAATATTCATCGAAATAGTAGTGGTCATCGTGAATATACAAATAAAGATTTAATCTGGATTGGCTTTGTGAAGCGATTAAAAGACACCGCGATGCCTCTAGATGAAATCTTACAGTATGCAAAGTTAAGAGAGCTGGGGGAGGAGTCGCTATTGGAACGGCAACACTTATTAGAACAGCATCAGCAAAACTTAAAAAAACATATTGATGAGCAACAGAAACACATGGCGGCTTTAGAGGAAAAAATTGGCCTATATAAAAATGGAAAAGTGAGTTGA
- a CDS encoding HAD family hydrolase, producing the protein MEMIYLFDWGDTLMVDSLEQSGPMCDWPEVKAVDGALETLALLSKHHRIYIATNAADSTEREIKRAFERVGLARYINGYFCQSNLGISKGTPAFFDAIAQKLGVNPNKLIMVGDSFGNDIIPAISAGLSAIWLAPNINSTQLADGIIQVSGLREIGL; encoded by the coding sequence ATGGAAATGATTTATTTATTTGATTGGGGCGACACCTTAATGGTCGACAGCCTAGAGCAGAGCGGGCCAATGTGTGATTGGCCGGAAGTGAAGGCGGTAGATGGCGCTTTAGAAACATTAGCGCTCTTATCTAAACATCATCGTATTTATATTGCGACTAATGCGGCGGATTCTACTGAACGTGAGATTAAGCGAGCTTTTGAACGAGTGGGTTTAGCTCGGTATATCAATGGCTATTTTTGCCAATCTAATCTAGGCATAAGTAAAGGAACGCCAGCATTTTTTGATGCGATTGCTCAGAAGTTGGGAGTGAACCCAAACAAGCTCATTATGGTGGGTGATTCTTTCGGTAATGATATTATCCCCGCAATTTCCGCTGGTTTAAGTGCTATTTGGCTCGCACCTAATATAAATAGTACTCAATTAGCTGATGGTATTATTCAGGTGAGCGGCTTACGAGAAATAGGTCTTTAA
- a CDS encoding MAPEG family protein gives MLYPMAAMVLLIFIVGCVTLKVRINSVKSKQISVKYFQLMQGENLPEMVIKTNRHLANLFEIPVLFYVVCTLYISLQIDSSFGVIVAWLFVVFRYLHSYIHLGTNNVRHRMLAFWGSFMCVLALWINLLILA, from the coding sequence ATGCTTTATCCAATGGCGGCAATGGTACTACTGATTTTTATTGTTGGATGCGTCACATTAAAAGTGCGTATTAACAGCGTGAAAAGCAAACAAATCAGTGTGAAGTATTTTCAGCTGATGCAAGGCGAAAATTTGCCAGAAATGGTGATTAAGACTAATCGACATCTGGCCAATTTATTTGAAATACCGGTGCTATTTTATGTGGTATGTACTTTGTATATCAGCCTACAGATTGATAGTAGCTTTGGCGTGATTGTCGCGTGGTTGTTTGTGGTTTTCCGCTATCTGCACAGCTACATCCACCTAGGCACCAACAATGTAAGACATCGCATGTTGGCGTTTTGGGGATCGTTTATGTGTGTTCTAGCGCTATGGATTAACTTACTGATTCTAGCTTAG
- a CDS encoding 5'-methylthioadenosine/S-adenosylhomocysteine nucleosidase, which translates to MQLFIRMMMVCATMLSAAFMSVGAQATGMASVSVAGNSKPLQPIIIQGPMPIEAQHFAALLKDVSIEKTGSFVFYKGTLNGYPVIVSQTGKGLENTAAATAIAIERYKPLAIINQGTSGGHDPKLAVGDIVLGQRVVNIGNLKTPRKKAGEGSNSLTWIPMDIMASSGSAGSDDANKIRYYQGSPELLAIAKQVKYQHGKVVEGTVGSANFWNSELDRIAWFHENFGTSVEEMEGASVAQIAEAYKVPFLSIRILSNNITNGGHYDPNTAKECQAFVKDVMVKYIETLQN; encoded by the coding sequence ATGCAATTGTTTATTCGTATGATGATGGTGTGTGCGACTATGCTGAGCGCAGCATTCATGAGTGTTGGAGCTCAAGCAACTGGGATGGCTAGTGTGTCGGTTGCTGGTAATAGTAAGCCACTACAGCCGATTATTATTCAAGGCCCAATGCCGATTGAAGCGCAACATTTTGCGGCACTTTTAAAAGACGTTTCAATTGAAAAAACTGGATCATTTGTTTTCTATAAAGGCACATTAAACGGCTACCCAGTCATCGTGAGCCAAACTGGAAAAGGGTTAGAGAATACGGCAGCTGCAACAGCGATTGCGATTGAGCGCTATAAGCCGCTTGCGATTATCAACCAAGGTACCTCTGGTGGTCATGATCCTAAACTGGCCGTGGGCGACATTGTGTTAGGTCAACGAGTCGTCAATATTGGCAACTTGAAAACACCAAGAAAAAAAGCGGGTGAAGGTTCGAATTCATTGACGTGGATTCCAATGGATATCATGGCCTCTTCAGGCAGCGCAGGCTCAGATGATGCTAACAAGATCCGTTATTATCAAGGTAGCCCTGAGTTGTTAGCGATTGCGAAACAAGTGAAATATCAGCACGGTAAAGTTGTTGAAGGAACGGTGGGTTCGGCTAACTTTTGGAACAGCGAGCTTGATCGTATTGCCTGGTTCCATGAAAATTTTGGTACCAGTGTTGAAGAAATGGAAGGCGCATCTGTGGCTCAAATCGCGGAAGCGTATAAAGTGCCATTTTTATCCATTCGTATCTTATCGAACAACATTACCAACGGTGGTCATTACGACCCGAATACTGCCAAGGAATGCCAAGCGTTTGTGAAAGATGTCATGGTGAAATACATCGAGACCTTGCAGAACTAA
- a CDS encoding methylated-DNA--[protein]-cysteine S-methyltransferase, giving the protein MTTKINNTWYYQTFTTQACDVTLVGSDEGLHILHLETGAGKKDGFQVEPNWVEDTARFSDVKQQVIEYFAGKRVEFDFTTPLQHKGTDFQQSVWHALNQIKTGSTCRYMDIAQQINNPKAVRAVGAAIGRNPIPIIIPCHRVVGADGSLTGFAHGLEMKRMLLDLEGVK; this is encoded by the coding sequence ATGACAACCAAAATCAATAACACTTGGTATTATCAAACCTTCACCACTCAAGCTTGTGATGTCACCTTAGTTGGCAGTGATGAGGGTTTGCATATCTTGCACCTAGAAACGGGCGCGGGCAAAAAAGATGGTTTTCAAGTTGAGCCAAATTGGGTAGAAGATACGGCACGTTTTTCGGATGTGAAACAGCAAGTGATCGAATACTTTGCTGGTAAGCGGGTTGAGTTTGATTTCACCACACCATTGCAGCATAAAGGTACGGATTTTCAACAAAGTGTTTGGCATGCGCTTAATCAAATCAAAACCGGCAGTACTTGTCGCTATATGGATATTGCACAACAGATTAACAATCCTAAAGCGGTGCGTGCGGTTGGTGCAGCTATCGGGCGTAATCCGATTCCAATTATTATTCCCTGCCACCGTGTTGTCGGGGCAGATGGTAGCTTAACCGGTTTTGCTCATGGTCTTGAAATGAAAAGAATGTTGCTGGATCTAGAAGGAGTAAAATAA
- a CDS encoding DNA-3-methyladenine glycosylase 2, producing the protein MSPLTDLDLHETHFLLACPVGFDYDFMLDFLHPRIIEGVECVTQGKYARSFRFENPQTVDGYINGYFEVEYQSAENALAVKVVCDDELGFEIVQQRVRFMFDLDTDMQAIEHQLQADSVLQRGFVDHRVPRMPKAFDAFEFCIRAILGQQVSVKAATTLAKRIAHSTQLTTPKSFPVGIDFFFPQCNDLLNHSFDGLGLTSSRIATLQVVIGALQNDEISLDKAQVFEEFLTQWTALKGVGPWTANYLAMRGLGIQDSFPDKDLGVLKALAIDGQYPARKAVLEQAKAWQPYRAYATLCLWNGLGH; encoded by the coding sequence ATGTCACCTTTAACCGATTTAGATTTACATGAAACGCATTTCCTGCTCGCCTGCCCGGTAGGGTTTGATTATGACTTTATGTTGGACTTTCTTCATCCGCGTATCATTGAAGGCGTTGAGTGTGTAACCCAAGGCAAATACGCGCGCAGTTTTCGTTTTGAAAATCCGCAAACAGTGGATGGCTATATCAATGGTTATTTTGAGGTGGAATACCAATCCGCCGAGAACGCTCTAGCGGTAAAAGTGGTGTGTGATGATGAGCTTGGCTTTGAAATCGTGCAACAACGTGTACGTTTTATGTTTGATCTTGATACCGATATGCAAGCGATTGAACACCAGTTACAAGCTGACTCCGTTCTGCAACGAGGATTTGTTGATCATCGAGTGCCTCGAATGCCTAAAGCGTTTGATGCTTTTGAGTTTTGTATTCGAGCGATTCTTGGTCAGCAAGTCTCAGTAAAAGCGGCGACAACCCTAGCTAAACGTATCGCGCATTCGACTCAATTAACGACGCCAAAAAGCTTTCCCGTAGGTATCGATTTCTTTTTTCCGCAGTGTAATGATTTACTCAATCACAGTTTTGATGGTTTAGGCTTAACGTCATCTCGAATTGCCACCTTACAAGTGGTGATTGGCGCGTTACAAAATGATGAAATCTCTTTGGATAAGGCGCAAGTATTTGAAGAGTTTCTCACGCAATGGACCGCGCTGAAAGGGGTTGGACCTTGGACGGCTAATTATCTCGCGATGCGTGGTTTAGGCATTCAAGATAGCTTTCCAGATAAAGATCTTGGCGTATTAAAAGCGCTAGCAATCGATGGTCAATATCCCGCCAGGAAAGCCGTATTAGAGCAAGCAAAAGCATGGCAACCATATCGCGCTTACGCTACATTATGTTTATGGAATGGATTAGGACATTAA
- a CDS encoding YaeQ family protein has protein sequence MALKPTIYKFRIALTDMNRDYYDSFNLTIAQHPSESEDRMMARLIAFCLNASQELQFTKGLSSIEEPDIWLKTLDDQIELWIEAGEPDPERIKKATRLAKQVKVYSFNTKSDVWWKQNESKFAQLKATVVRLEHQGIQAFSQMTARTLDLGVMLSGNTAYVSSDDKQCEINWETLQES, from the coding sequence ATGGCTTTAAAACCCACTATATATAAATTTCGTATCGCACTTACTGACATGAATCGTGATTACTATGATTCTTTTAATCTGACTATTGCGCAACACCCTTCAGAAAGTGAAGATCGCATGATGGCGCGCCTTATTGCCTTCTGTTTAAATGCCAGCCAAGAATTACAATTTACTAAAGGCTTATCCAGCATTGAAGAGCCTGATATCTGGTTAAAAACACTGGATGACCAAATTGAGCTTTGGATTGAAGCGGGCGAACCGGACCCGGAACGCATCAAAAAAGCCACTCGCCTCGCTAAACAAGTCAAAGTATACAGCTTTAACACCAAATCAGATGTGTGGTGGAAGCAAAATGAATCGAAATTTGCGCAACTCAAAGCAACCGTTGTGCGTTTAGAACATCAAGGTATTCAGGCCTTCAGCCAAATGACCGCCAGAACCTTAGATTTAGGGGTGATGCTGTCGGGCAATACCGCTTATGTCTCAAGTGATGACAAACAATGTGAAATTAATTGGGAAACCTTGCAAGAGTCATAG
- a CDS encoding glutathione S-transferase N-terminal domain-containing protein, with the protein MTEKNTQGLALYHFETCPYCQKVRRAMVELGINIELRDTRQNPEYREEQVNGGGKGQVPCLRIEQAGEITWMYESDAIIDYLKAL; encoded by the coding sequence ATGACTGAGAAAAATACTCAAGGACTGGCGTTATACCATTTTGAAACTTGCCCGTATTGCCAAAAAGTACGTCGTGCAATGGTAGAGTTAGGTATTAATATTGAGCTACGTGATACTCGTCAAAATCCTGAGTACCGTGAAGAACAAGTTAACGGTGGCGGTAAAGGACAAGTACCATGCCTACGCATCGAGCAGGCAGGTGAAATCACTTGGATGTATGAATCAGACGCGATTATTGATTACCTAAAAGCACTATAA
- a CDS encoding glutathione S-transferase N-terminal domain-containing protein has product MAVIRWILGRIILLLNFIFSPRGVKRPPEAQQVINERTQHLALYQFDACPFCVKVRRAMKRNSLKIELRDAKVEPHRQTLLDGGGRVKVPCLRIEKEGEVTWMYESNDIIQYLEQDIVNA; this is encoded by the coding sequence ATGGCTGTTATTCGCTGGATCCTTGGTCGCATCATTTTATTACTCAACTTTATCTTTTCACCACGCGGCGTAAAGCGTCCCCCGGAAGCTCAACAAGTAATCAATGAGCGAACTCAACATCTCGCGCTTTACCAATTTGATGCTTGCCCATTTTGCGTCAAAGTTCGTCGCGCAATGAAGCGTAATAGCCTAAAGATCGAACTAAGAGATGCTAAAGTTGAACCGCATCGCCAGACACTGCTAGACGGTGGCGGTCGCGTAAAAGTACCTTGCCTACGCATTGAAAAAGAAGGTGAAGTGACTTGGATGTATGAATCTAACGACATCATTCAATATTTAGAACAAGACATCGTAAACGCGTAA